A genome region from Schaalia sp. 19OD2882 includes the following:
- the aceE gene encoding pyruvate dehydrogenase (acetyl-transferring), homodimeric type, with protein sequence MSTTSESHPVVNGLLRQVPDNDPAETAEWVESLSGLIDEKGGPRARYILLHMLDRARRAGVQLPQEYTTPYVNTIPVEDEPYFPGDEALERQFRRWIRWNAAVQVTRAQRPGVKVGGHISSYASVATLYEVGLNHFFRGKDHPGGGDHVFFQGHASPGPYARAFVEGRMSEEQMDGFRQQVSTTKGLPSYPHPRQLPEFWEFPTVSLGLGPAAAIYQAWFDRYLHMRGIKDTSQQHTWAFIGDGEMDEPESRGMLQLAAQQSLDNLTFVVNCNLQRLDGPVRGNGKIIQELEAFFKGAGWNVIKVIWGRGWDQLLAADKDSALVHIMNDTLDGDYQTFKANDGAYVREHFFGRDPRTKALVADWTDEQIWALQRGGHDYRKVYAAYKAAMEHTGQPTVILAHTIKGYILGSNFAGRNSTHQMKKLTLDDAKALRDRLQIPITDEQLEADPYKPPYYAPPADHPALQYMKELRHKLGGWVPERRYERDPKLPELPTKPFDSLSKGSGQLEVATTMALVRLLKDLLKDKNVGRYFVPIIPDEARTFGLDAIFPSAKIFNTHGQSYTAVDADLMLSYKESEQGQVLHTGITEAGSAAALQAVGTAYATHDLPMVPFYIFYSMFGFQRTGDSFWAAADQLARGFVIGATAGRTTLTGEGLQHLDGHSPLIAATNHGFITYDPAYAYEIKHIVWDGLQRMYGPADGRDPNVLYYLTVYNEPIHQPAEPENLDREGLLKGIYKVAEHSGVGHKVQLMGSGISLPWLVEARKILAEQWGVDAQVWSVTSWSELRRDALEADEHNFLHPDEPAQVPFISTRLGGAEGPFIASTDYDKMVPDLIRQWVPGKYHVLGADGFGLSDTRRAARRHFHIDAESIVLRTQQALVEEGVMDRSVLREAINRYDLFNCSIDAAGDTHED encoded by the coding sequence GTGAGCACCACGAGCGAGAGCCATCCTGTCGTCAACGGTCTGCTCCGGCAGGTCCCGGACAATGATCCAGCAGAGACCGCCGAATGGGTGGAATCCCTGTCGGGTCTCATCGACGAGAAGGGCGGGCCGCGGGCCAGGTACATCCTGCTGCACATGCTCGACCGTGCCCGCCGTGCCGGAGTCCAGCTCCCACAGGAGTACACGACCCCTTACGTCAACACGATCCCGGTCGAGGACGAACCCTACTTCCCCGGTGACGAGGCCCTTGAACGCCAGTTCCGCCGGTGGATCCGCTGGAACGCCGCCGTCCAGGTCACACGTGCGCAGCGCCCCGGCGTCAAGGTCGGCGGACACATCTCCTCCTACGCCTCCGTGGCCACCCTGTACGAGGTCGGTCTCAACCACTTCTTCCGAGGCAAGGACCACCCGGGCGGCGGTGACCACGTCTTCTTCCAGGGTCATGCCTCGCCCGGCCCCTACGCTCGCGCCTTCGTCGAAGGACGCATGAGCGAGGAGCAGATGGACGGCTTCCGCCAGCAGGTCTCCACCACCAAGGGCCTGCCCTCCTACCCGCACCCGCGCCAACTGCCCGAGTTCTGGGAGTTCCCCACAGTGTCGCTGGGCCTGGGGCCGGCCGCCGCCATCTACCAGGCGTGGTTCGACCGCTACCTGCACATGCGGGGCATCAAGGACACCTCCCAGCAGCACACGTGGGCCTTCATCGGCGACGGCGAGATGGACGAGCCGGAGTCGCGAGGCATGCTCCAACTGGCCGCCCAGCAGAGCCTGGACAACCTGACCTTCGTCGTCAACTGCAATCTTCAGCGCCTGGACGGCCCGGTGCGCGGCAATGGCAAGATCATCCAAGAGCTCGAAGCCTTCTTCAAGGGCGCCGGATGGAACGTCATCAAGGTGATCTGGGGCCGAGGTTGGGACCAGCTGCTGGCAGCCGACAAGGACTCTGCGCTCGTCCACATCATGAACGACACCCTGGACGGTGACTACCAGACCTTCAAGGCCAACGACGGCGCATACGTGCGTGAGCACTTCTTCGGACGCGACCCCCGCACCAAGGCCCTGGTGGCCGACTGGACGGACGAGCAGATCTGGGCTCTGCAGCGTGGAGGTCACGACTACCGCAAGGTCTACGCCGCCTACAAGGCCGCAATGGAGCACACCGGCCAGCCGACCGTCATCCTTGCACACACGATCAAGGGCTACATCCTCGGGTCGAACTTCGCGGGCCGGAACTCGACCCACCAGATGAAGAAGCTCACCCTGGACGACGCCAAGGCGCTGCGCGACCGCCTGCAGATCCCCATCACGGATGAGCAGCTCGAGGCCGACCCGTACAAGCCTCCCTACTACGCGCCGCCGGCCGACCACCCGGCCCTGCAGTACATGAAGGAACTGCGCCACAAGCTCGGCGGATGGGTGCCGGAGCGCCGCTACGAGCGCGACCCGAAGTTGCCTGAGCTTCCCACCAAACCCTTCGACTCACTGTCCAAGGGGTCGGGGCAGCTCGAGGTGGCCACCACCATGGCCTTGGTGCGTCTGCTCAAGGACCTGCTCAAGGACAAGAACGTCGGCCGCTACTTCGTGCCGATCATCCCCGACGAGGCGCGCACCTTCGGTCTGGACGCCATCTTCCCCTCGGCGAAGATCTTCAACACGCACGGCCAGAGCTACACGGCCGTCGACGCAGACCTCATGCTCTCCTACAAGGAGTCCGAACAGGGCCAGGTTCTGCACACGGGCATCACCGAGGCCGGGTCGGCGGCCGCTCTGCAGGCCGTGGGCACCGCCTACGCCACGCACGATCTGCCGATGGTGCCCTTCTACATCTTCTACTCGATGTTCGGCTTCCAGCGCACCGGTGACTCCTTCTGGGCGGCTGCCGACCAGCTGGCACGAGGTTTCGTCATCGGCGCCACCGCCGGCCGCACGACTCTGACCGGTGAGGGACTGCAGCACCTTGACGGGCACTCGCCTCTGATTGCTGCGACGAACCACGGCTTCATCACCTACGACCCGGCTTACGCCTACGAGATCAAGCACATCGTGTGGGACGGCCTGCAGCGCATGTACGGCCCGGCTGACGGGCGCGACCCGAACGTCCTGTACTACCTCACTGTGTACAACGAGCCGATCCACCAGCCTGCCGAGCCGGAGAATCTGGACCGTGAGGGCCTGCTCAAGGGCATCTACAAGGTGGCGGAGCACTCGGGAGTGGGCCACAAGGTGCAGTTGATGGGCTCCGGCATCTCCCTGCCGTGGCTGGTCGAGGCCAGGAAGATCCTTGCCGAGCAGTGGGGCGTGGACGCCCAGGTGTGGTCGGTGACCTCATGGTCGGAGCTGCGCCGCGACGCCTTGGAGGCTGATGAGCACAACTTCCTCCACCCGGATGAGCCCGCGCAGGTGCCCTTCATCTCCACCCGCCTGGGCGGGGCCGAGGGACCGTTCATCGCCTCCACCGACTACGACAAGATGGTGCCCGACCTGATTCGTCAGTGGGTGCCGGGCAAGTACCACGTGTTGGGAGCGGACGGCTTCGGCCTGTCGGACACGCGTCGCGCGGCGCGCCGTCACTTCCACATCGACGCCGAGTCGATCGTCCTGCGCACTCAGCAGGCTCTGGTGGAAGAGGGCGTCATGGACCGGTCGGTCCTGCGTGAGGCGATCAACCGCTACGACCTGTTCAACTGCTCGATCGATGCTGCTGGCGACACGCATGAGGACTGA
- a CDS encoding DUF3052 domain-containing protein, with product MTSEADGAAAPNGKAAAGFPGLGFTPGQVVQEFYVDDDCDEALRTAIETATGEPLVDVDHGDVVDGAIVWWRSEDAEEDDLADVLVDAMTNLDDGGQVWVLIPKPSRPGAVPVADVEEAAKVAGLSSTCAASVGQAWAGIRLTARPRGR from the coding sequence GTGACGTCTGAAGCAGATGGCGCAGCCGCGCCGAATGGAAAAGCAGCCGCTGGATTCCCGGGACTCGGATTCACCCCAGGCCAGGTCGTCCAGGAGTTCTATGTCGATGACGACTGCGATGAAGCCCTGAGAACAGCAATTGAAACGGCCACTGGCGAGCCCTTGGTCGATGTCGATCACGGCGATGTGGTCGACGGGGCGATCGTCTGGTGGCGCTCGGAGGACGCCGAGGAGGATGACTTGGCGGATGTCCTGGTCGATGCGATGACGAACCTTGACGACGGCGGCCAGGTGTGGGTCCTCATCCCCAAGCCGTCGCGTCCCGGCGCCGTTCCAGTGGCCGACGTCGAGGAGGCTGCGAAGGTGGCTGGGCTCAGTTCTACTTGTGCGGCGTCGGTCGGTCAGGCGTGGGCGGGGATCCGTCTCACAGCCCGTCCACGAGGGCGCTGA
- the aspA gene encoding aspartate ammonia-lyase, whose amino-acid sequence MDVRIEEDLLGPREVPAEVYWGIHTLRALENYRISGRTISDVPEMVRAIVQVKKASALANKELRVMEPRIAEAIVAACDLVLHEGRCMDQFPIDQFQGGAGTSVNMNANEVIANLALEVLGEAKGRYDIVHPNDDVNRSQSTNDAYPSAFRIALHREVARLRRSVDDLADTFAAKGQEFADILTMGRTQLQDAVPMTLGQEMMAFAITLREEDDRLVNNSDLLLEVNLGATAIGTGLNTPPGYQESVIRHLRTVTGLPVKGASNLIEATSDTGAYVSMHATIKRTAVKLSKICNDLRLLASGPRAGLNEINLPEMAAGSSIMPAKVNPVIPEVVNQVCFHVIGNDQTVTMAAEAGQLQLNVMEPVIAQALFASIQRLTNACRTLRERCVVGITANEDVCLGYVTGSIGIVTYFNDVIGHHAGDKVGRKAAAEGRTVRDVVLELGLLTEDQVDQILSPENLARPRFRGRLVGKAVVREEAEEGSSQAEGAKGQDEPVGSPSQD is encoded by the coding sequence ATGGACGTGCGCATCGAAGAGGACCTGCTCGGACCACGGGAGGTTCCTGCGGAGGTGTACTGGGGAATCCACACGCTGCGTGCACTGGAGAACTACCGGATCTCCGGCAGGACCATCTCCGACGTACCCGAGATGGTCCGCGCCATCGTCCAGGTCAAGAAGGCCTCCGCACTTGCCAACAAGGAACTGCGGGTCATGGAGCCGCGCATCGCCGAGGCCATCGTCGCCGCCTGCGACCTGGTCCTGCATGAAGGTCGCTGCATGGACCAGTTCCCCATCGACCAGTTCCAGGGCGGGGCCGGCACGTCGGTCAACATGAATGCCAATGAGGTGATCGCCAACCTCGCCCTGGAGGTGCTGGGTGAGGCGAAAGGACGCTACGACATCGTCCACCCCAATGACGACGTCAACCGCTCGCAGTCGACGAATGACGCCTACCCGAGCGCTTTCCGCATCGCCCTGCACCGGGAGGTCGCCCGGCTGAGACGGTCGGTGGACGACTTGGCGGACACTTTCGCCGCCAAGGGGCAGGAGTTCGCCGACATCCTCACCATGGGACGCACCCAGCTGCAGGACGCCGTGCCCATGACCCTCGGCCAGGAGATGATGGCCTTCGCCATCACTTTGCGTGAGGAGGATGATCGCCTGGTCAACAACTCCGACCTGTTGCTGGAGGTCAACCTGGGCGCCACCGCCATTGGCACCGGTCTGAACACCCCTCCCGGCTACCAGGAGAGCGTCATCCGCCACCTGCGCACGGTCACAGGGCTGCCCGTCAAGGGCGCGTCGAACCTCATCGAGGCCACCTCCGACACGGGCGCCTACGTGTCGATGCACGCCACCATCAAGCGCACCGCCGTGAAACTTTCGAAGATCTGCAACGACCTGCGTTTGCTGGCCTCGGGTCCGCGCGCCGGCCTGAACGAGATCAACCTGCCGGAGATGGCCGCAGGGTCGTCGATCATGCCCGCCAAGGTGAACCCGGTGATCCCCGAAGTGGTCAACCAGGTGTGTTTCCACGTCATCGGCAACGACCAGACGGTGACCATGGCGGCCGAGGCAGGACAGTTGCAGCTCAACGTCATGGAGCCTGTCATCGCCCAGGCCCTTTTCGCCTCCATCCAGCGGCTCACCAATGCCTGCCGGACACTACGGGAGCGTTGCGTCGTCGGCATCACGGCGAATGAGGACGTGTGCCTGGGATATGTCACCGGTTCCATCGGCATCGTCACCTACTTCAATGACGTCATCGGCCACCACGCCGGCGACAAGGTGGGGCGCAAGGCCGCGGCGGAGGGACGCACCGTGCGTGACGTGGTCCTTGAGCTCGGGCTGCTCACCGAGGATCAGGTCGACCAGATCCTCTCGCCGGAAAATCTTGCTCGTCCTCGTTTCCGCGGCCGCCTGGTGGGCAAGGCCGTGGTGCGGGAGGAGGCAGAGGAGGGGTCCTCGCAGGCCGAAGGGGCGAAGGGGCAGGACGAGCCAGTCGGGTCGCCCTCGCAGGATTGA
- a CDS encoding succinate dehydrogenase/fumarate reductase iron-sulfur subunit, which produces MRLKLKVWRQSGPQLRGRFEKYELDGCDSRMSVLELLDHLNEMLTSQGKAPVAFESDCREGICGACGLTVDGRPHGWRDNLPACHQRVGKRRDGAVITLEPLRSGLYPVVRDLVVDRGVLDEVTLAGGFASVDTGLAPDADTLPVPHDVAEAALDLAACIGCGACVAACPNGSAALYAGARVAHLASLPIPSLERGRRARAVAAAVDQWFGACSGYRECARVCPAGVDLGATALVAKERWGAALHPART; this is translated from the coding sequence ATGAGACTGAAGCTGAAAGTGTGGCGCCAGAGCGGCCCGCAGCTTCGGGGCCGCTTCGAGAAGTACGAGCTGGACGGGTGCGATTCGCGGATGAGCGTCCTGGAGCTGCTCGACCACCTCAACGAGATGCTCACCTCGCAGGGAAAAGCCCCTGTGGCCTTCGAGTCCGACTGCCGCGAGGGGATCTGCGGCGCCTGCGGACTCACGGTCGACGGGCGCCCGCACGGGTGGCGGGACAACCTGCCCGCATGTCACCAGAGGGTGGGAAAGCGCCGTGACGGAGCGGTCATCACTTTGGAGCCTCTGCGCAGCGGGCTGTATCCGGTGGTGCGTGACCTGGTCGTGGACAGGGGAGTACTGGATGAGGTGACCTTGGCCGGTGGCTTTGCGAGTGTCGACACGGGACTGGCTCCCGATGCGGACACACTGCCCGTGCCCCATGACGTGGCTGAAGCCGCCCTGGACCTGGCGGCCTGCATCGGGTGCGGCGCCTGTGTGGCGGCATGTCCGAACGGCTCGGCGGCCCTCTATGCGGGGGCTCGTGTGGCGCACCTTGCGTCCCTGCCGATCCCCTCCCTGGAACGGGGGCGCAGGGCGAGGGCCGTCGCTGCGGCGGTCGACCAGTGGTTCGGCGCGTGTTCAGGGTACAGGGAGTGCGCGCGTGTGTGCCCGGCAGGTGTCGACTTGGGGGCGACCGCCCTCGTCGCGAAGGAACGCTGGGGTGCCGCCCTGCACCCGGCACGCACCTGA
- a CDS encoding fumarate reductase/succinate dehydrogenase flavoprotein subunit produces MWKEFVANARLVSPGNRRRFTVVVVGTGLAGAGAAAALAELGYTVDVVTLHDTARRAHSVAAQGGINAARARRVDGDALERFVRDTVKGGDFRARESEAWRLGRESERVIDHMNALGVPFAREYGGSLSTRSFGGVQVSRTYYSRGQTGQQLQVAASSSLMRQVATGRARLWVRHEMLDLVLADGRAAGVVVRDMRTGELRVLRSHAVVLATGGYGNMWYHSTLAKNSNATAIWRAHRKGALFASACFVQFHPTALPVSATWQSKTTLMSESLRNDGRIWVPADPDEQRPPGDVPEDARHYYLERRYPAFGNLTPRDIASRAARERIEAGHGVGPLKNSVYLDFRDALERLGREVVAERYGNLFDMYREATGEDPYERPMRIAPGAHFTMGGLWVDHQLMSNVPGLFVAGEANAAYHGANRLGANSLLAACVDGAFTIPLTVPDYLAGLLGQDLVAEDDQAVRAGLEEVNSRTEALLGAGGAVPAKEFHRELGALLYRNCGVVRDRQGLQEAVGQIADLRRAFHEDVQVTGTSGEWNQDLVEAARVGDYLELAQLTCVDALHREESCGAHFRAEHQSEDGEALRDDASWMRVSAWHSSGWGDEGGSAQPVEFVHHQENLHFRTVQVATRSYR; encoded by the coding sequence ATGTGGAAGGAATTCGTGGCCAACGCGCGCCTGGTGAGCCCCGGGAACAGGCGGCGTTTCACCGTTGTCGTCGTCGGCACGGGACTGGCGGGGGCAGGTGCTGCCGCTGCGCTGGCGGAGCTCGGATACACGGTGGACGTCGTCACCTTGCACGACACTGCGCGGCGAGCCCACTCGGTGGCCGCCCAGGGCGGAATCAACGCGGCCAGGGCCCGTCGTGTGGACGGGGACGCCCTCGAACGCTTCGTGCGGGACACCGTCAAGGGCGGCGACTTCCGCGCCCGCGAATCGGAGGCTTGGAGGCTCGGACGCGAATCGGAGCGGGTCATCGACCACATGAACGCCTTGGGCGTGCCCTTCGCCCGCGAGTACGGGGGGTCCCTGTCGACGCGTTCCTTCGGCGGCGTCCAGGTCTCCCGCACCTACTACTCACGCGGCCAGACCGGCCAGCAACTGCAGGTGGCGGCGTCCTCGTCCCTCATGCGACAGGTCGCAACCGGACGCGCACGACTGTGGGTGCGACACGAGATGCTCGACCTGGTCCTGGCCGACGGGAGGGCCGCCGGGGTGGTCGTGCGCGACATGCGCACCGGGGAACTGCGGGTCCTGCGCTCCCATGCCGTGGTCCTGGCGACCGGCGGGTACGGGAACATGTGGTACCACTCGACCTTGGCGAAGAACTCCAACGCGACCGCCATCTGGCGCGCCCACCGCAAGGGCGCGCTCTTCGCCTCTGCCTGCTTCGTCCAATTCCACCCCACGGCCCTGCCCGTGTCCGCCACATGGCAGTCCAAGACCACCCTCATGTCGGAGTCCTTGCGCAATGACGGGCGCATCTGGGTGCCGGCGGACCCCGACGAGCAGCGCCCGCCCGGCGATGTGCCCGAAGACGCGCGTCACTACTACCTGGAGCGGCGATACCCGGCCTTCGGCAACCTCACGCCCCGCGACATCGCCTCACGCGCCGCCCGCGAGCGCATCGAGGCGGGGCACGGCGTGGGCCCGCTGAAGAACTCCGTGTACCTGGACTTCCGCGACGCGCTTGAACGCCTGGGCCGCGAGGTCGTGGCGGAACGCTATGGGAACCTTTTCGACATGTACCGCGAGGCCACCGGAGAGGACCCCTACGAGCGCCCGATGCGGATCGCTCCCGGTGCACACTTCACCATGGGTGGCCTGTGGGTCGACCACCAACTCATGAGCAATGTGCCGGGCCTGTTCGTCGCAGGTGAAGCCAATGCCGCGTACCACGGAGCCAACCGACTCGGCGCGAACTCCCTTCTGGCCGCCTGCGTGGACGGCGCCTTCACGATTCCGCTGACTGTGCCCGACTACCTGGCTGGCCTCCTCGGTCAGGACCTTGTGGCCGAGGACGACCAGGCGGTGCGCGCCGGCCTGGAAGAGGTCAACTCCCGGACCGAGGCGCTGTTGGGCGCAGGTGGCGCTGTGCCCGCCAAGGAGTTCCACCGAGAACTGGGTGCGCTGCTGTATCGAAACTGCGGGGTCGTGCGGGACCGGCAGGGCCTCCAGGAGGCCGTGGGGCAGATTGCGGACCTTCGGCGCGCCTTCCACGAGGACGTCCAGGTCACAGGGACATCGGGAGAATGGAACCAGGATCTGGTCGAAGCCGCCCGGGTCGGCGACTACCTGGAGCTGGCCCAGTTGACCTGTGTGGACGCCCTGCACAGGGAGGAGTCCTGCGGTGCACACTTCCGCGCCGAACACCAAAGTGAGGACGGTGAGGCCCTGCGCGACGACGCCTCATGGATGCGTGTGTCCGCTTGGCACTCCAGCGGCTGGGGGGACGAGGGCGGGTCCGCACAGCCGGTCGAGTTCGTGCACCACCAGGAGAACCTGCATTTCCGGACCGTGCAGGTGGCCACGAGGAGCTACCGATGA
- a CDS encoding succinate dehydrogenase produces the protein MEIHGRLPVKRRKVLVPTWVAKALMAASGLMMALFVLVHMAGNLKLLHDPAAMDAYAAWLRHVGVPLLPDEGLLWAFRAVMGAALGVHLLCAAILWRRGLRTRTRGAKGMALRAWGARLMLPTGILLLGFVAVHILDLTVGALVASDTFRHPDPAHHAAANVVASLSRPVMAATYALALVALGVHLAHGLVLAWADLGGSSVKARRLVRTFAFLLALLVVAGDGAVLVHSHLQGVTP, from the coding sequence ATGGAGATCCACGGTCGCCTTCCTGTGAAGCGCCGCAAAGTGCTCGTGCCGACATGGGTGGCCAAGGCGCTCATGGCCGCCTCCGGTCTGATGATGGCCCTCTTCGTCCTCGTCCACATGGCCGGCAATCTCAAGCTCCTCCACGATCCGGCGGCCATGGACGCCTACGCCGCGTGGCTGCGCCACGTCGGAGTACCACTCCTGCCCGACGAAGGGCTGCTGTGGGCATTCCGCGCAGTCATGGGTGCCGCACTGGGAGTCCACCTCCTGTGCGCAGCGATCCTGTGGAGACGGGGACTGCGCACCCGTACGCGAGGGGCCAAGGGCATGGCCCTTCGGGCATGGGGTGCGCGCCTCATGCTTCCCACCGGGATCCTGCTGCTGGGATTCGTCGCCGTGCACATCCTTGACCTGACCGTCGGCGCCCTCGTGGCATCCGACACCTTCCGCCACCCCGATCCCGCCCACCACGCCGCCGCCAATGTCGTCGCCTCCCTGTCCAGGCCCGTCATGGCCGCAACCTATGCGCTGGCCCTGGTGGCACTGGGAGTCCACCTCGCCCACGGTCTGGTGCTGGCATGGGCGGACCTCGGGGGCAGCTCCGTGAAGGCTCGCCGCCTTGTCCGCACGTTTGCGTTCCTCCTGGCCCTCCTTGTCGTCGCAGGTGACGGGGCAGTGCTGGTCCATTCACACCTTCAGGGGGTGACGCCATGA
- a CDS encoding acyl carrier protein, with protein sequence MGTIADLLGYSLSQEPPANSAAETEPGGSDAQESARALLAGVTDEDARTRAERARESVMTAVLEHTDLDPQEAREDLALATDLDLDTLGLYAIVSMVEHETGSSFPDEQIRQWRTLGDLLAAATPD encoded by the coding sequence ATGGGGACGATCGCGGACCTGCTGGGCTACTCCCTGTCGCAGGAACCACCGGCCAACTCCGCCGCAGAGACGGAACCTGGCGGAAGCGACGCCCAGGAGTCGGCCCGCGCCCTGCTCGCCGGCGTCACGGACGAGGACGCCCGCACCCGCGCAGAGCGAGCCCGCGAATCCGTCATGACCGCAGTCCTGGAACACACCGACCTCGACCCCCAGGAGGCGCGAGAAGACCTCGCACTGGCCACCGACCTCGACCTGGACACTCTTGGCCTGTACGCAATCGTGTCCATGGTCGAGCACGAAACCGGCAGTTCCTTCCCCGATGAGCAGATCCGCCAATGGCGCACCCTCGGCGACCTCCTCGCCGCCGCTACTCCCGACTGA
- a CDS encoding DUF3145 domain-containing protein, producing MRGTYTRGVLFVHSTPPALCPHIEWAAGTALDQEIHLQWTPQEAAPGMVRSEIAWVGPAGSGARLASALRGWEHLRYEVTEEPANGTDGGRWSHTPSLGIFHAQIDTAGNTVIPEDRVRAALESSLTVEELREGLDLALGQAWDDELEPFRYAGAGVAVRWLNRVS from the coding sequence ATGAGAGGGACGTACACCCGCGGTGTACTTTTTGTGCACTCGACGCCGCCCGCACTGTGCCCGCACATCGAATGGGCAGCAGGCACGGCGCTGGACCAGGAAATCCACCTCCAGTGGACCCCACAGGAGGCAGCGCCCGGCATGGTGCGCTCGGAAATCGCTTGGGTCGGACCGGCCGGATCGGGAGCCCGCTTGGCATCCGCCCTGCGCGGCTGGGAGCACCTGCGCTACGAGGTCACCGAGGAACCGGCCAACGGCACCGACGGCGGGCGCTGGTCACACACGCCCTCCTTGGGAATCTTCCACGCCCAGATCGACACCGCCGGCAACACGGTCATCCCCGAGGACCGAGTGCGCGCCGCCCTCGAATCCTCCCTCACCGTCGAGGAACTGCGAGAAGGTCTCGATCTGGCCCTCGGACAGGCGTGGGACGACGAACTCGAACCCTTCCGTTACGCCGGAGCCGGAGTGGCGGTCCGCTGGCTCAACCGGGTCAGCTGA
- a CDS encoding substrate-binding domain-containing protein, which translates to MKRTIALAATALVALAGVTACSDNAQSGQASGAAGSSGKPQVIIISKSYQNQFYQAAFKGAQAAADELGVELTTNGPDAESNVSQQVEQLAAAVNQRPAAIALAASQPDAVQDVLLKAKEAKIPVIGFDSGVPGDSSGAVVATATTDNVAAGANVAKNLIGNPDVQKALAKGTEAAPAVVGVLAQDSTSGSIVQRVDGFVKEAVSQIEALPGMAGAVDVSGQQKWTIPASKAAKVKIVVTVPPTTSQADIQAAANSVLSTQGLVAIFAANQDGVNGMISATADATDLDKTSGKYKDIFVVGFDAGASQKAAVKDGKFLGSVSQDPYQMGYKAVELAVKASKGEAVADVDTGSVWYDKSNIEDEKVAVLLYD; encoded by the coding sequence ATGAAACGCACCATCGCCCTCGCGGCGACCGCACTGGTCGCCCTGGCAGGAGTCACGGCGTGCAGTGACAATGCGCAGTCGGGGCAGGCCTCCGGGGCCGCAGGTTCCAGCGGCAAACCCCAGGTCATCATCATCTCCAAGAGCTACCAGAACCAGTTCTACCAGGCCGCCTTCAAGGGAGCCCAGGCCGCAGCCGACGAACTCGGCGTCGAACTCACCACCAACGGGCCCGACGCTGAGTCGAATGTCTCCCAGCAGGTCGAACAACTCGCCGCCGCCGTCAACCAGCGTCCGGCAGCCATCGCCCTGGCAGCCAGCCAACCCGACGCCGTGCAGGACGTGCTGCTCAAGGCCAAGGAGGCGAAGATCCCCGTCATCGGCTTCGACTCGGGCGTCCCCGGTGACTCCTCCGGGGCAGTGGTCGCCACGGCGACGACCGACAATGTCGCCGCCGGAGCCAATGTCGCAAAGAACCTCATCGGGAACCCGGATGTCCAAAAGGCGCTGGCCAAGGGCACCGAGGCCGCCCCCGCGGTTGTCGGCGTCCTCGCGCAGGACTCCACCTCCGGTTCGATCGTGCAGCGTGTGGACGGGTTCGTGAAGGAAGCCGTCTCCCAGATCGAGGCCCTGCCGGGCATGGCGGGTGCAGTCGACGTCTCCGGTCAGCAGAAGTGGACGATTCCCGCGTCAAAGGCGGCCAAGGTGAAGATCGTCGTCACCGTGCCTCCGACCACGTCCCAGGCCGACATCCAGGCGGCGGCGAACTCGGTCCTGTCGACCCAGGGTCTGGTGGCGATCTTCGCGGCCAACCAGGACGGGGTCAACGGCATGATCTCGGCAACCGCCGATGCCACCGACTTGGACAAGACGTCGGGCAAGTACAAGGACATCTTCGTCGTGGGCTTCGACGCCGGGGCGTCCCAGAAGGCCGCGGTCAAGGACGGCAAGTTCCTCGGGTCGGTCTCCCAGGATCCCTACCAGATGGGCTACAAGGCAGTGGAACTGGCGGTCAAGGCCTCCAAGGGTGAGGCAGTGGCCGACGTCGACACGGGCTCGGTGTGGTACGACAAGTCGAACATCGAGGACGAGAAGGTCGCAGTCCTGCTCTACGACTGA